In the genome of [Limnothrix rosea] IAM M-220, one region contains:
- the trpE gene encoding anthranilate synthase component I: protein MIFPDFEQFCHLSEQGNFIPVYQEWVADLETPVSAWYKVCADHPYNFLLESVEGGENISRYSFLGCDPVWILENKGDRTVQKFRDGKEAEFTGNPFDVLKNCLATIHPVKLPELPSGIGGLFGMWGYELMQWIESRVPVYDRQADDLPDGLWMQVDNLIIFDQVKRKIWAITYADLRDGNSVEEAYQNACDRVTKLVLKLKLPLPVAAKPLEWADSKTQDPLVYDSNTSKELFCHNVKTAKEHIKAGDIFQVVLSQRLKTQYDGHPFDLYRSLRLINPSPYMSFYNFGHWQLIGSSPEIMVKAEQTPEGTLEAMVRPIAGTRPRGKTHAEDLAYEKDLLADPKEIAEHVMLVDLGRNDLGRVCKKGSVTVGDLMVIERYSHVMHIVSNVVGELDPEQSAWDLLQACFPAGTVSGAPKIRALEIINDLEPERRGPYSGVYGYYDFEGQLNTAITIRTMIVRSQGNGHDVFVQAGAGIVADSEPEREYQETLDKARGMLEAIRCLQA, encoded by the coding sequence GTCTATCAAGAATGGGTTGCGGATCTCGAAACGCCAGTCTCTGCGTGGTACAAAGTTTGTGCGGATCATCCCTATAATTTTTTGCTGGAATCGGTAGAGGGCGGCGAAAACATCAGCCGCTATAGTTTTTTGGGTTGTGATCCGGTTTGGATTTTAGAAAATAAAGGCGATCGCACGGTTCAGAAATTTCGCGATGGCAAAGAGGCAGAATTTACAGGCAATCCCTTTGACGTTTTAAAAAATTGTTTAGCAACCATTCATCCCGTTAAATTGCCAGAACTACCGTCGGGTATCGGTGGCTTGTTTGGGATGTGGGGCTACGAGCTGATGCAGTGGATCGAATCCCGCGTTCCGGTTTACGATCGCCAAGCCGATGATTTGCCCGATGGCCTCTGGATGCAAGTCGATAATCTGATTATTTTTGACCAGGTAAAACGCAAGATCTGGGCAATTACCTATGCGGATTTGCGTGATGGTAATTCTGTCGAAGAAGCTTATCAAAATGCCTGCGATCGCGTTACGAAGCTCGTGCTAAAGCTAAAATTACCCCTGCCAGTGGCCGCAAAACCCTTGGAGTGGGCAGACTCGAAAACCCAGGATCCCCTCGTCTATGACAGCAATACCAGCAAAGAGTTGTTTTGTCACAATGTCAAAACCGCCAAAGAACACATTAAAGCTGGTGATATTTTTCAGGTCGTCCTTTCCCAGCGGCTGAAAACCCAGTACGATGGCCATCCCTTTGATCTGTATCGCTCACTGCGTCTGATTAATCCCTCTCCCTATATGTCTTTTTATAATTTTGGCCATTGGCAGCTAATTGGCTCTAGCCCGGAAATTATGGTGAAAGCGGAGCAAACACCAGAAGGGACATTGGAGGCTATGGTGCGCCCGATCGCCGGCACTCGTCCCCGTGGCAAAACCCACGCCGAAGATCTCGCCTATGAAAAAGATTTATTGGCAGATCCCAAGGAGATTGCAGAACATGTGATGCTCGTGGATCTCGGTCGTAATGATTTGGGGCGCGTCTGTAAAAAAGGCTCTGTGACAGTGGGGGATCTGATGGTAATCGAACGCTATTCCCACGTTATGCACATTGTCAGTAATGTGGTTGGCGAACTAGATCCAGAGCAGTCGGCATGGGACTTGTTACAGGCTTGTTTTCCTGCGGGCACGGTAAGTGGTGCGCCGAAAATCCGTGCACTAGAGATTATTAATGACCTAGAACCGGAGCGACGGGGCCCTTATTCGGGAGTTTATGGTTACTACGATTTTGAAGGCCAGTTAAATACGGCGATTACGATCCGCACGATGATTGTGCGCTCCCAAGGCAATGGCCATGATGTGTTTGTGCAGGCGGGGGCGGGTATTGTGGCGGATTCTGAGCCGGAGCGGGAATACCAAGAAACCCTCGATAAAGCGCGGGGTATGCTAGAGGCGATTCGCTGTTTGCAGGCTTAG